Genomic segment of Aquarana catesbeiana isolate 2022-GZ linkage group LG02, ASM4218655v1, whole genome shotgun sequence:
TTTCCCTCATATTGACAGTGTGAGACTGATGGTGTGGAGGGAAATCTAGCGCTAACTGACACTGACTGGGAGGGACAATAACTGACTGACACTGGCATTGCTAGTGACccctatacagtgatcagtgataatacactgtactaatggcactagctgggaaggggttaacatcaaggggcaattaatgggttaactatgtgcctaacaagtgttatgtgtgctgcttttgctAACAGCTGTCTGCTTTTTCTTCCTTAAATCAGGGTTGATTTCAGGGTGAAGAAACTGACAGATCGCTGTCTTTGCACAGAGGTCTGTGCGTTTgtcaacacagaactctgtgctgtgattggccacagccgatcagcaggtgtaCAGCCATAATTATTGACTGTACCCTGCTGACAAACTcatgatgtgtccaatcacagcagggggTGCACAAATGTGCGCCGTCAAATCAGGAAATTCACCTGATACGTCACGGTGCCTGTCTGTGCTGCCCGCTCGAGGGTACATCTACTGGAAGCGgcttggcaagaggttaaagtggttgtaaacccttgcagaccactttgacctacaggtaagcctagattaaggcttacctgtaggtccaagaaatatctcctaaacctacacggttcccgtgtgcatgcgcgggagcgacgtcatcgcggctccagccaatcacagctccggagccacgatacctagaaagaagatggacgctccgtagcagaggggacagcggtgacattgcaggctcctgtgtcaggtaagtgacatatAATGGGCTTCTacgcgatgcatagtagcccattatgctttaccttttgcAGGGAaatagaggaagtaaacccatcaggattTATCTTCCGAAGTCTGTATGGTGTAAGATAAGCTCCTATATACCAATTTAAATTGGATCATACGGTCTCTCAAAGACACCAAAGATTGCAAAGAGAAATCCTACACACTCCTCCAGTCTTCCATGTCCAGATCTGGTATGTCTCGCACCCACCTAGCCCTAAGACCCTCTGAAGGCAGTAGGGAAATTAGGTTAAGATGGGAGTACAACCTCGAGGTGGACCTCTCCGTGCATTATGAACGAAGCACTGATTCTAGAGTGGATTGTGTGACCATTAGGCTATCTTGTGGAAACTGGGCATGAAATGTATGAGAAAGCTGTAGATGGCTTGCCTGGTTCTCACTTAATTAGATAACATTTGAGGCAAGTGTAGAAAAAGGGGACATTTTCTGATCAGTAACCACCAGAGAAAGTAGTTTGACATTATACTTAGTCCATGCGATAGGCTCTGCTAATTTATAAAATTGAGGAAGGGTAGGATTTAGCCATAAAGGGGCATTTGGAGAAATCGCTTCTTTGGGATAATGTTCACATCTAAGGCCAGCCTCCCAAGCTCGAATAGAATTGCGCATTGAAGCAGTCAACTGGTAGGGTACCCTACACCCCCTACATACAAGTACCTTAAGAGCCTCTACAGAGCCCACCACTGCTGCTTCAAGCCAGGTGGAGGAGTTGGTTAAATCCAGACTCAACCACCATACGGCCGTAACCAGCTGAGCGACCAAAAAATATTTATGTAGATCCGGGAACGCTAAACCATCCTGATTTAATTTATATTTGGTGTTCTTTGATCCCCATATGAAGGATGAAAAAAGTTGATTTGATTTAAAAATTGATTTAATCTTGTAAAAAAAGGAGCCAGGGAGCCACTGAGGAGAATGTCTAAAAAGGTACATAAGttttggtataattttcatttttaaaaagttaATACGTCCCAATAAGGATAAtggtagagactttcagctttaaccCAATATCTCCTAGGATCGGAGTCAAATTCAAGGAAATAAATTCAGAGGCTTGGCGAGAGATTATCACTCATAAATACTTTGAAGTTCTCCACCCACTGCAATGGAATATCAATTGAAGCCATGCTACGGGCCTCAATATCTATTGGGAACAACAAGGACTTGGCCCAATTTATCTTCAGCCCAGTGACAGTTGAAAAAGAATACAatatctgtaaggcccctttcacacgaggcggactccatttctacggagcccgcctcggtccgccggctcagcgggagatctgtccgttgatccctgctgagctggtggatgacaggtccctctctgctcactgagcggggaggggcttgtcaggcgccgctgccgcctatggagggatcggatgaaaacggacagcatgtcagttttcatcagatctcacccgatccgatcgcgACGGACCTGGACATAGAGCCATCCGTccgcttttagcggatcggaccgggttggatgtcagcggacatgtctacgctgacatccgacgctccataggctaacgtggagcgcccgttcaggtccgccgtcaaaactgacaggcggacctgaacggtccgatccagtgaaaggggccttaagctccttgaagagagggtccaggatcattaaaaaataataaaagatcatTTGCATACAGTGCTACCCTTTCCTCCAACCAACCAATCCGCAACCCCCTAATATTGGGTGAAGTTTGAAGAGCTTCCGCCACAGGTTTCATTGCAATAGCGAAGAGTGTtggagacagagggcagccctgccgagttcccctAAATGACGAGAATGAAGCTGACAATCCTCCCCCCATTTTCACTGCAGCTGTGGGAGGTCTATACAggacctgcaaccattttataaataccattggaaaGCCCATTCTGTGGAGCACTTCCCACAGAGGCAACCACCCTAGAACCTatattaaccagttccggaccaggcgccgcagttatactgcgacaggatggctcccctgggcgaaccgccgTAACTGTACattcgccctctagtgttaaccccttccctgccagtgacatttatacagtaatcggtgcatttttatagcactgatcgctgtataattgtcaatggtctcaaaaatgtgtcacaagtgtccaatttgtccgctgcaatatcgcagtcccgataaaaatcgcagatcaccgccattactagtaaaaaaaaaaataacaataataatgccataaatctatcccctattttgtagacgctataacttttgcgcaaaccaatcaatatacgcttactgctatttttttaccaaaaatatgtagaagactacatattggcctgaactgaagaaaaaaatttgggatatttattatagcagaaagtaaaaagatattgtgtatttttccaaaattgtcgctcttttgtttttagcgcaaaaaataaaaaccacagaggtgatcaaataccaccaaaagaaagctctatttgtggggaaaaaaaggacgtcaattttgtttggttacagcgtcgcacgaccacgcaattgtcagttaaagtgacacagtgccgtatcgcaaaaaatggcctggtcattcagcagccaaacttccggggctgaagtggttaagatgtcaAGCATGGATATTGGTATATAATCTTCGCAGATTCACATCAGTGGCTCTACCGGCCATGAACCCCATCTGGTCTGGATCAATAATGCTAAACATCATAGGTTGTAATCGTCGGGAAATAAGTTTTGTCAAAATCTTGAAATCTACATTTAAGATAGCAATGGGCCTATTGGAGGCACAAGAGGATGGGTTTtttgggggcttataaattaagacTATATGGGCATGGCTCATTGAGTCCGACAAAGCTCCCTcttttagaccagggatatgcaattagcggacctccagctgttgcagaactagtctcatgaggcatagcaagactctgacagccacaagcatgacacccaggggcagaggcatgatgggacttgtagtttttggcgacagctggaggtccactaattgcatatccctgttttagaCAATTAGAAAAAAGTGTGGCCAATAGAGGGGCAAGTAGATCGCCATGGTCCTTGTAGAATTCAATTCGAAGGCCTTTCCGGTTACGGTGACTTCCCCATAGGAAATGAACCAGTGGCCGAAAGAACTTCTTCAGGTGTTATAAGACTTACTAATGTCACCCTCTCTTTATCCGATAACCAAGCCAATGCTACTGAGTCCAGCCAAGCTGCTAGCTCCGTTGGCTGGAAATCAGGAGTCAACTGAGATGTATGTAGTGTCTGATAGTATTGACGAAAGATCTCAAGAATTTTAGGCTGTGTAGAAACCATATCTCCTGAGGGGGTACGTATTTTCAAAATCGGAATGCTAGACTGTTCACATTTAGCCATCATGGCCAGAAAACTGCCATTACGATCCCCCTGCTTGAAAGACCTGCTTACTTTTATATAGATCCATCTTCGTAACCTCATCCATATACAAATGAAAGACCAATTTGCCATGGAGTAGAGCATTGAATTTAGCCTCTGACGGTTCCGCAGAATATTGGGCTGTTTTTTCATTGACTGTGGCCTGCAAAAGATCACTGTTTACTTGTTGGGCCCTATTAACCGCTTTAATAAAGGATATATATTGTCCTCTGGTAtgggccttaaaagcatcccacgtTATTGCTGGAATGGAAGACCCTGCATTAAGTTCCCAGTACTCTATTAGAAGGGGTGGAATTTTATTAACCACATCTATATAAGAAATCCAGTGGGTTCCTAATCTCCACTGGTTTGCATcccaaaaatgatgaagatgatgtgTGAGCTTTAACGACGCATGATCAGATAACCCACTAGGCAAATATTTAACATCTACCATATCTGCTAATATAGCCGAATTAGCGAAAGCTAGATCTATACGGGAGGCAGTCTATACGAAGTTTAAAAACAAGAATATGATCTAGTTAATGGGTTTTTCCATCGCCAAGCCTCTACCAGGCCCACCGTCTGTGCCCAGGTCGAGAGCTCTCCGGAAAAATATTTGGGAGGAATTGGTCTATCCAAACCAGGGTCAAGTATAGCGTTGAAATCTCCCATTATCAGTAACTTAGCTGGACCAtacaaagatatattttttttctcagagacTATATATTATAGTACCTGAGAAAGGAGGCGGGACATACACACTGCCAACTATATATCTCTAGCCCCACAGGAGAAACAAAACCAAAACATATTTGCCTCGAGGGTCTGAAAATACATCTTCCACCATACATGGTAAAGATTTACTAATCCACATCGAGACCCCTCTAGAGAAAGTAGAATATGTAGCACGATAAGCCTTCTGCACCCAAGGCTTCTTAAGTACTAAAAGCTTACTGCCAATAAGATGGATTTCTTGAAGTAGCACTATATGTGGAGAATACATTTTCAAATATCTAAATAACAGTGCTAAAAGTTTTAGCTTTAAACTCTACCtgctttcattttttaattttagtcccctttcattttaaatgtgttttttaatctgcagaAATGAAAACCTCTTAAAAAGGAATTTCCtaacaaatctgttttttttttttttttttttttttttctttccagttgCCGATAACACTCCATTTGACACCCAGGCTGAGGTTACTCTCAGAACCAACTTTTTTGCCACTCTTGACGTCTGCCATGAGCTTCTCCCTCTCATTAAACCccacggtaagtttttttttttttttttctgtaaagtttATGGGAGGATAAAGGGCTGTGTAAAGTGCttgtcaaaataataaaaaatatactcaATACATCTCTTGCAACACATGCTCTTTTCCCCATGTTTTAACACTCTAACAACACTGCAGCGATAGATAAATAACTGatttgccagaaatccagtgtgctcctAACATCCTGTTAGGGCTGACAGCACAGCGCTCCTTCTTCTTCTGTTCTGAAATCCCAACCggagtcccagtgtgaaagcccgagtgctttcatactggggcgctgctctggcaggacattaaaaaaaagtcctgcaagcagcatctttggggcggtggaggagcagtgtatacaccattcctccactgcccctgcctattgaaatgaatgggcactgcagCGCTTttagggcacatttaaccctttctttggccgctagcaggggggttaaaagtgccccgctagcggtcgaatagcgcttctaaaacaacggtaaagcaccgctacaaCCAGCGGCGCTTTACCTCTAATGAggcccgcagctcagtgtgaaagggctcttgcttattgataaggtggcactgctGTGCTGGATCATATACCTAGTACgtatctgacacttccgggtctggggcgcaaaTGCGCGCCGCCGGCagcctgctcctgctgtgattatacacagcgggagctgatctctGGGTAACTCGCTGTCCGCCGGCACCTGCTAATCATCCAGCAGAGCAGAACGAcagtctgcatatgtaaacaaggcagatcgccgttctgacaggagggaaggcataaatcctgtgtctctgcaaaacagGAACACATGTCtatgccttcctctagtaaaagcacctcccacactacactaaaacacattgttgggcacacagttaaccctttcgcccctgatgttaaccccttccctgacagtgtcattagtacagtgacagtgcatatttttttagcactgatcactgtattagtatcactggtccccaaaaagtgtcagttagtatccgattgtctgctgcaatatcgcagtcatgctataagtcgctgatcgccaccattactcgttaaaaaaatatatatatcttattgTTTTTATACGCTGATATACACCAATATACgctgattgggatttttttataccaaaatatgtagcagaatacatattggcctaaattgatgaagacatttgattgttttcccccttttttttttttttttttttttttttttttttataattgttagTCTTTGTTTTTAGTGCATAAAAtttaaatcacagaggtgatcaaataccactaaaagaaagctctatatgtagggaataaaaggacattcattttatttgggtacagtgttgcataaccgtgcaattgtcagttaaaaataaccgtgccgtatcgcaaaaaatggcctggtcatgaaggggggtaaatcttccggaggtcaatgGTAACTCTTCAGTGAACTTCACATGTTTGCTTCATTTGTGGAACTTGTACTAATAAAATCGTTTTTTTCTGAGCAGCTAACTTTCTGCGCACTCTACCTCTGCTGACTTATCAGCTTGTTTTTAGTTCCCTCTATGGTCTACAGAACATCTCCCCCCCTGTGTTATGCAGATGAAGAGGAAGGGGTGTTCTTTAgttttgtcctagggtgacaacatggCTACCtcacagatacagtacagtgagtgagtgttgtcataaGAGGACAGGAAGTGCGTTACTTTACAAAAATGACTCTGAGTATCTTCTGATAACACCTTATAACATCCCTTGTTTATTTTCTTCTGAAAGGGCGAGTGGTGAACGTATCCAGTATGGTGAGCCCCAGGGCTCTGGCACAGTGTAGCCGCGAGTTTCAGGAAAGATTCCGCAGTGATACCATCACTGAGGAGGAGCTGGTAAAGCTAATGGAGAAATTTGTTGAAGATGCCAAGAACGGGGTCCATCAAGAGAAAGGCTGGGCAAACACCGCATACGGGATGTCTAAAGTAGGAGTGACCGTGATGTCCAGAATCCAGGCACGCAAGCTTAAAGAGACCAGAAAAGGAGATGGGATCATCCTCAACGCCTGCTGCCCAGGCTGGGTGAGGACTGATATGGCTGGTCCTAAGGCCACCAAGTCTCCCGATGAAGGTGCTGAGACCCCAGTCTATCTTGCTCTTCTGCCAGAGTCTGTTGATTCACCATACGGAGAgctggtcagtgagaagaaagtgCTGGCATGGTAGATTCAAATTCCAAGTATATTTTGGTAAATGACCGTGTCTTAATCTCTATAGGCCTTAAAAGAGGTTCTTTGCAACAGTTTTCTTTTTACAGATGGAGGATAGATAAGTGATAAACAGCCTTCAGCTCATTAACTCACACAGTAGAGCTTTGTGAAGTAAGATCTCTTATCTGAAATTACCAATGCCGAAACCACTTGGTTGATTGGGTAGATATGACaatagatcagccattctcaaccatgttTCCTATTTGATGGTTCCTCTATAGTTTCAGGGCTAACACCACTTGGTAATACCAGCAAAATtacatcaatgatttttttttttttagctatctgtagagGTGGCATTCTGAAGACCATTGTGAGGTTTTTATTCATCCTAATTACTaacatttttcccattgacccAGATtagttggttttagtaagggttcccacagacctgaaagttattttggGGGTTT
This window contains:
- the LOC141129265 gene encoding carbonyl reductase [NADPH] 1-like — protein: MSGVRVAVVTGSNKGIGLAIVRALCKQFKGDVYLTARNIQLGEEAVQELKEKEGLSPLFHQLDINDLNSIRSLRDFLKDKYGGLDVLINNAGIAFKVADNTPFDTQAEVTLRTNFFATLDVCHELLPLIKPHGRVVNVSSMVSPRALAQCSREFQERFRSDTITEEELVKLMEKFVEDAKNGVHQEKGWANTAYGMSKVGVTVMSRIQARKLKETRKGDGIILNACCPGWVRTDMAGPKATKSPDEGAETPVYLALLPESVDSPYGELVSEKKVLAW